The stretch of DNA AGGGAATAGTCATCTATTTCTGAACTACATGCAGATGCCTCTTTCCTCTCTTGATTAGGGTGAGCAGGTTAATCCCGTCCCATAGCAAATATCTGCTCTCCTGTATCCTCCCACCTGCCTGATTTCGGCCAGCACTAAACTTGGACGTCATACCTGAACTTGGGCAGCACCTAGATCAAAGCTAGAATGATGCTAAGCAGTGCAGAAAGGCCTGGATCAGAAGCCCAGCCCAAGACCTGGGGCAGTTGTCTGTTGCTACACAAAATTCATAAACACAGACTGTGCATTCCACAATACCCATGGTTTTTTTCATCTTCTCCACTGGAACATGAAGATTCTCAGGGAAGTCTGAATTGTATGACTCTCTAAAGGGCACAGATAAAGCCTGAACTAAAAAACTTGTGACAAATCTATGGTCACTCCTCTACAGCAAAAGCACTCCCTCTATGCAGTGAGGACAGCCACCCAGCATACACACACAGGGATAACTCATCCTACATCCTGTGCACTTTACACCCATACACAGGAATAGTATACGATGCCCCCCCCCCAACCCAACTGTTTATTAGCCATATTTTCTGCATTTGTCATTTCTGCTCTAACACAATGATGTATGAAGCATGATATTATAATGCAATCagcattaattttttatatggtttggttgtgtccccgcccaaatctcaacttgaattgtagctcccatagtccccgcgtgttgtgggagggacctggtaggaggtaattgaatcatggggcgggTTTTCCcctgctattctcatgatagtaagtctcacaagatctgtttTATacaggggagttcccctgcacatgctctcttgcctgccaccatgtaaggtgtgactttgctcctccttcaccttttgccatgattgtgaggtctgcccagccatgtagaattgtgagtccattaaacttctttttctgcccggcacagtggctcatgcctgtaatcccagcactttgggaggacaaggtgggtggatcacgaggtcaggagatcaagaccatcctggcgaacatggtgaaaccccatctttactaaacacacaaaaaattagccaggcctggtggcgtgcacctgtagtcccagctacttgggaggctgaggcaggagaatggtgtgaaacaaGAGggtggatcttgcagtgagcagagatcacgccactgcactccagcctgggcgacagagtgagactccgactcaaaaaacaaagaaaaaaaaacaaacaaaaaatcttctttttctttataaattacccagtctcgggtatttcttaatagcagtatgaaatgaactaatacaattttattaaggGGTTAGGAGAAGTTTAAAGTCTCTCTATTTATGACACGCATAACAGATGTTTCTTTCATACAAAGcagaataacaaaaacaaaaaaaacctcataattcactagaaaatattaaacatcAATATACTAACGGAAGAAAACATGCCTTACATGAAATACATGGCAAAGAATTTGATAGCAGAACCGGGAGAGTGTGGCCGACAGAACCATCTCACCATTATCAGAAAGCCGACTCCAGTTCATCACTTTAGTTTTGCTGGGACATTGAATGtcatgtgcttttttaaaaaaattaaaaagtgttatCTAAATTAAATCCGTACTGAGAATATATCTCCTGTGATGTCCGTGTGTCCCCAGGTCAGCTCGCCCTTCTGCCAGGTGCCAAAGGGAGTGTCCATCAGCACAGGGATTCCCGTGTGCAAAGGACAGCTGGGCTCTCTCAGCTCtgcattgtgctttttttttttttttttttttttttttttttttttttttttttgacagggtatcactctgttccccaggctgcagtgcagtgccatgccatgatcttggctcactgcagcctcaatctcccaggctcaaatggtcctcccacctcagccctccaagtagctgggactacaggcgggagccactgtgcccagctaatttttagatattttgtagagacgagggtctcaccatgttgcccaggctggtctcaaactcctgggcaagGAGATACattctcaagcgatcctcctgcttgggcctcccaaagtgtcaggattacaggcgtgagccccggGGCATGGCCAGGTGCTGTTTTTTTCACACCCACTCAGACTTCCTGGCTCTCAGGTGGGGAGCACCAACGGAGCTGGCAGGCGGGTCAGGGGGCTGCAGGCGGCTGCAGGAAGGGTGCGCCGCTAGGTGGCTGGGGGCTGCTGAGGGCTGCTCCTCGGATCCTGAGCCCCTCGGGTCCTGGGCGGCCTCTCGGTAGGGCCTGCCCCGGAGCTGCCTGCCCAACTTTTCGCTGGCGGAGGATGTCACCTCACTCTCATCCTCATCCGGAATCTTCGTGTGCCCTGACACCCTGGATGTAACCCTGGGGCTGCCGGCCCCCTCCCCTCCGGCGCGTGCAACCGGGGGCGCAGGCGCCCCCTCTTGCTCCCGCCCACCCTCCTTGTCCCTCGGGCGTCCCTCGGGGTGGCCAGGGGCTCCGCTCTGCTTCCGGATGGAGGGGCTCGTCGGGGGTCCGGGCCTCCTGCGCATCCGCCGCCGCAGGCTGCAGACCAGGTCCGCAAGGCCCAGGAGGAAAGACAGTGCGCTGACCGCCCAGAGGAACAGCATCAGCAGGGACTTCTCCGTGGGCCGCGACACGTAGCAGTCCACTACGCCCGTGCACGGAGGACGCGTGCAAGGGAACTTATTTGGGGCCAGGAACCCAAAGAGAAGGTAGTTCAAGGCCCCGAAGGCTGCCTCCAGCAGGGTCCGGAGGAGGAGGTGGATGATGTAGCCGGCCGAGAAGTCGGGCACCTCGAGGCCGCCGCGCTCCCTGCAGGACCCCGGGCAGCGTCTCTGCCCGGAGGCCGTGTCCGGGGGTTCGGGGCAGCGGCGGGGGCCTAGCGCGGCTAGCGTGGCTCCTCGGTGCAGGACATAGACGCTGAAGACAGCGGAGGGGAGGAGGACGCACACGCCCTGGATCAGCCAGAACCGCAGGTGAGACACGGGGGAGAAGAAGTCATAGCAAACGTTGGCGCATCCCGGCTGCAGCGTGTTACAGACAAATCTCTCCTGCTCGTCCTGGTAGACGGGGCGCCCCGCCAAGACGATCACCAGCATCCGTAGCAGCATTGTGAGGACGAACCAGAGCTTTCCTGGAAGAGAGGAAGCAGGCATAGCCTCATCACCCCGGAATACACTGCCTTGAACAACAGTTTTAAAGTTTGTATTGGGGCTGAGATTGGGGAACTGAGACGTCAATAAGCAtgtctttagttttctgtttgtttgtttgtttgtttgttgtacaTAGGGtcgtgctatgttgcccaggctggtcttgaactcctgacctcaagtgctcctgccaccttggcttcctaagtagctgggattgcaggcatgagccaccacacctgtcagCTTGTCTTTACTCACAGCAAGAGTATCAGGTAGTTCAtttgacaagtatttattgagcactgaacATCCTTGTTTGTAAGATGCTGCAAGAtgagcagattttttaaaagcattatattAAAAGTGTTTTAATCTGTCTGCTAATTCAGACTTTTGGTAATGTCTCCTGGACTGACAGATCCAGAAAGAAAGTTTGGCTGAGCAAATTAATGATGTAAATaagatttacattttcttcttaggAGAATAAGCCTTTTAAAAGAGGTTGGCATATTTCTGTAACTGTGTATAGCCAATTCGAGCTGCTGATTTCAGTAAATCTTCTTACTTATGACAACAGTCCAGGGATCTCTATTTAATCACAGGGCTTGTATTTAATGTTAGTCTATGGCCTTTGAAATTGAATTTCTTTATGAACATTCCattgttcagattttttaatcattcagaattcctcttccccttttccaGCTATTAAGAATGAATGAGGCTTGTCCTTCTTCAATGATGGTGACTGAGTGACACCAAGCTGGGAAACCAAAATAACTGTCAAGCCCTATTTTCATGGCACCGACCAACTGTTTCGAAACGTGTTTAAAACTCAGCCAAAATAACTTGTGaatattgtgttttgaaatgagaGAAACATCGCCTgacatcagaaaaacaaaacaaaacaaaaataaataaataaagacagtcAAACAAAGAATAATATCACTACGTGATGAGTCATTGAGTTGAACTTTTAACATCAAGTTGATCTTGTCTAAATCTACAAAACAATGAGCCGGGAAAGTATCAACCGCATCTCTGGCATATATTCATCCTTTGCTGACCCCCATACCTCTCTGAAAATGTGAGTCATCTACATTAAACaaaaatctgttattttctttgttaaaaaaataactaaactaAACTTGGGATTTGGTTTAAAGTGCACAAGAGAAATGGCTACTCCTTAAAAATTAAgcttccaggccaggcatggtaaccacgcctgtaatcccagcactttgggaagctgaggcaggtggatcacaaggtcaggagatcgagaccatcctggctaacacggtgaaaccccgtctctaccaaaaacacacaaaaaattagccaggcgtggtggcatgtgcttgtagtcccagctactcgggaggctgaggcaggagaatcacttgaacccgggaggcagaggttgcagtgagccgagatcgcaccactgcactccagcctcggtgacagagtaacactctgtctccaaaaacaaaaacaaaaattaagctTCCAGGATAAAACCTAAAGGGATCACTTTCTCATTCACATTTGCTGTTCTGTGCCTTTTCCTGGTAACGTAGCCACACCAGGGTTGCACACAAATACCCCTCCACCTGCTTCAGTCTTCGGAGTCAGCACCCCAGTGTCAGCACAGGAGGGCCTGTGAGAGAACAATGTCACACGCAAGACCCTTACATGACAGAGGAACCGCGGAACCATTCTAAAAAAATAGAAGCCTCAGCTCTCTTTCCTCCAGAAAGGCACAGCAGCCCTTTGTTTTGGCAGTGGGTGAACTTTCAGCTTGGTGCCTGCACACTGAAAATGAGGAAATACCTGGACCCTTTAAGAAGGACTCAATTCCACCATggcaatggaaacaaaaactgCGCAGGAGTTTGGAGACAGTCCCAATACTCACCCACCATGGTCACGTTGCAATTTAGTGTGATGATGAGAAACCCTAGCAAGTCCACGCCTTCCATGCTTCCAGAATGTCACAGGCTCCAGGCTGCAGGAGACACTGCAGGGCGTGTTCTCCAAGGAGGTGGAAAAATCCTTGCCTGGATAAATGTCCGTTAATTACAAAAGACTTAAAGGTGTGAGCTGGAGATAAGAAAGCAAAGCTTTGAGCCAGGAGTAGGAGATGGGTTTTTCTGTCTCCAAGTTGAGACGGCCCTAAGCCTCTGAGGCAAAACATTCCTGACAACTGCAGTGACCAGCAGAGCAAGCAGCAGTCATCTCTTATTGTGGGCTATTCTTACCCACCTGGGATATTCCAGGCCTGTGGCAGCGCTCATATGTCCCCATCAGGACAGCCAGATGCTTTAGGATATAATAGCAGCAACTACTTTTAacccaagaaagaaaaacttctgcTAACTAGTCAAgtcaatttttctattaaaaaggcATTTGCTCCTTGAAAACATTTCCACAACCACTTCACTTGTGCAAGAAGCCCTTAAAGTGTTCATGTTTTGTCTTAAAGAAGTGTTCATGTTTTGTCTTCTCAATCAAGCATGAATCGCCATGCCACCATCACACGAGCCCACAAGGATCTCACCCTTATTCTGAATTCCTGTATCATGGGTGCAGGCAGAAATCTGTATCTCAGTCGGGTGTCCCAACTTTAGACCGTGACTTGGTTATTCTCCTGCTGCTTCCTGTGCAGTGAGTGACAGCTCTTCCCTTAGAGACAAAAGCCTGGGTGCAAAGCTGGGGGCAGTCCCCAACTCACTGGGGAAGTCACTGGATCCTTCCAGACAGTCTCATCTTGCAATAAGGAGAATCATGCTATTCCACTCGGCATTTGTGGGAGGTTTCTGTGAAATGATGGCATAGAATAAGAGCAACTGGTGTGAAGTGGGTGTATGACAACCCATATCCATGGTATTTCAATCCCTCACTGGCCCCTACGACCTTCACAGATTACATCTTCCCTTTGTATTGCCCAGCCCCAtctagcctggagctgttcccatTGAATCTacttaataaatgtctgttaaattTGTCATGAACTATCATGGTCTGGACCTGCTGACATCAATCACGGTTGCATCAAAATCCTATCGCCGCAGCCACCTTCATATCTGGGAAGAACCCATCCTGCAGGGTTGGGGAGCTATGATCAGGGTGGAAATTGTAAACTTGAAAAGGAATGATTTCAATTTTCCATGAAAGCTATTCTTTATATCcccatcttttcttcatttctgatctATTCTTGACTTTAGTAATATCCCTAGAAAGATTCCCAGAAGAGTGCAACAAAGCTACTTTCATCTTTACTCACATGACACGCTCCCATCCACGGAAAACGTTTTGACCCCCTTGAAAGGAACAGTGGTTTTGCTATATTTTAGTCAAATGCTCCGACATGAGCAATGAAATTGGAGAAATTGTAGttaagtaaaaatattgaaatagttACAGGGTgtataaaataaaggagaatttGTCTCCTAATAGACTGCTTATGGTAttggctcttttaaaaaaaatgaaatatcaggAAAGCAATTACTGAATTTGCTGTGTGATAGAAATAGCCTGTCCCAAATGCAGAATAAATTAGCACTGCATGGCCATGAGCAAATCACTGGAGCTCTtcatgcttcagttttctcatcagtgaaGCAGGAAAAAAGAATGTGTTCTTCACCCACTCACAGTGACTGTGATATGCAAAATGGGACCAGAGAtgtgaaaatgattttgaaatgtaaagaatGACCCAGTGTCAGTGACAGGTGCATCTCAGGGTCAGCTCCTCTGGTCCCACCCTTCAGAGCATCTTCTGAGCAGCCCACGCCCACCCACCTCCCTTCTCATCCTGGTCACCTTTGCTCTTCCCCCTTGAAGTCTACCCCATCCCcattccttgtcttttttctctttctccttttttcctctctcctgctaAGTGACATTTTGCTTTACTTGGAAATCCTAACtctggccgggcccagtggctcacacctgtaaattccagcactttgggaggccgaggcgggtggatcacttgaggtcaggagttcgagacaagcctggccaacatggtgaaaccccatctgtactaaaaatacaaaacttagccaggcgtggtggcgggcacctgtagtccctgctacttggaaggctgaggcaggagaatcacttgaacccaggaggcagaggttgcagtgagcccagatcgcgccactgcactccagcctgggtgacagagcgagactctgtctcaaaaaagaaaagaaatcctaacTCCAATGGCTATGTGAAGCTAGCTAGAGGTAAGGGAAGCACAGAAGGTGGAGGTGTCTGGGCATCAACTCCCGACTGTCTCTGTAAGAGCATCCCAGCGCCGATGGGgtttctgtatgtgtatgtggagTAGAGAGAAGATGTGGGGAGTACTGTGTTCAACCCATGGCCAAAGAAACCAGCTGGGAGTCAGGGGCTGAAGTGTACAAGATGCCAAAGTGGGAGAGTTCACTAAACGCAGGTGGTCAGCACGGGccctgtggctcacatctgtaatcccagcactttgagaggccgaggatggaggatcactcgaggccaggagttcaacaccagcctgggcaacatagagagtctcatctctacaaaaatgtctttaaattaaCCAAGTGTtggcatgcttgtaatcccagctact from Papio anubis isolate 15944 chromosome 11, Panubis1.0, whole genome shotgun sequence encodes:
- the GJD4 gene encoding gap junction delta-4 protein isoform X2 — translated: MEGVDLLGFLIITLNCNVTMVGKLWFVLTMLLRMLVIVLAGRPVYQDEQERFVCNTLQPGCANVCYDFFSPVSHLRFWLIQGVCVLLPSAVFSVYVLHRGATLAALGPRRCPEPPDTASGQRRCPGSCRERGGLEVPDFSAGYIIHLLLRTLLEAAFGALNYLLFGFLAPNKFPCTRPPCTGVVDCYVSRPTEKSLLMLFLWAVSALSFLLGLADLVCSLRRRMRRRPGPPTSPSIRKQSGAPGHPEGRPRDKEGGREQEGAPAPPVARAGGEGAGSPRVTSRVSGHTKIPDEDESEVTSSASEKLGRQLRGRPYREAAQDPRGSGSEEQPSAAPSHLAAHPSCSRLQPPDPPASSVGAPHLRARKSEWV
- the GJD4 gene encoding gap junction delta-4 protein isoform X1 gives rise to the protein MHLQARMVSGDPVIFIVAGYRAHTDGKLWFVLTMLLRMLVIVLAGRPVYQDEQERFVCNTLQPGCANVCYDFFSPVSHLRFWLIQGVCVLLPSAVFSVYVLHRGATLAALGPRRCPEPPDTASGQRRCPGSCRERGGLEVPDFSAGYIIHLLLRTLLEAAFGALNYLLFGFLAPNKFPCTRPPCTGVVDCYVSRPTEKSLLMLFLWAVSALSFLLGLADLVCSLRRRMRRRPGPPTSPSIRKQSGAPGHPEGRPRDKEGGREQEGAPAPPVARAGGEGAGSPRVTSRVSGHTKIPDEDESEVTSSASEKLGRQLRGRPYREAAQDPRGSGSEEQPSAAPSHLAAHPSCSRLQPPDPPASSVGAPHLRARKSEWV